One Gossypium hirsutum isolate 1008001.06 chromosome A11, Gossypium_hirsutum_v2.1, whole genome shotgun sequence genomic window carries:
- the LOC107924352 gene encoding lipase member N isoform X2, whose protein sequence is MENGVSSFNQFIHELSVDSDSSSVDYASAEDEPDEIYRSTPSSPLSDGSGTCRTSTHINHDPHWTNWVAYIFSWILLPARFLLRIPFLLFRLLSSRESKASLDTGSPHPRTFHPFRKVHSSKDHVVQRTIDRRRGVIEDLHLAIEIFIEAIFDMFHKAAYFVFSPFAAFRIFGKWFSSPSAGDKDIDDNVSNASVPTATLGANDPSPRERNLTLHHTLNTDARTCRDVITELGYPYEAIHVITSDGYVILLERLPRRDARKAVFLQHGILDSSMGWVSNGVVGSPAFAAFDQGYDVFLGNFRGLVSREHMDKNISLRQYWRFSINEHGTEDIPAMIEKIHEVKTAELKLSHPNEETNDEQPYKLCAISHSMGGAAMLMYVIIRRIEEKPHRLSRLVLLSPAGFHDETSFLFTVAHYICLLLAPILALFVPALYIPTRFFRMLFNKLVRDFHNYPAVGGLVQTILSYGFGGDSSNWVGVLGLPHYNMNDMPGLSFRVIHHLAQIKRTKKFRMYDFGSKAVNMEVYGSPEPIDLGEYYSLIDIPVDLVAGKKDQIITSSMVKKHYRLMKNSGVDVSYNEFEYGHLDFTFAHHEELLAFMMSRLLLVEPDLKRQSSPKKALKLKKTGQARSGVSSD, encoded by the exons ATGGAAAA TGGTGTTTCCTCATTCAACCAGTTCATCCATGAGCTTTCTGTGGATTCTGATTCTTCAAGTGTAGACTATGCTTCTGCAGAAGATGAACCTGATGAAATATACCGTTCAACACCTTCATCACCTTTATCTGATGGATCAGGAACCTGCAGGACAAGCACTCACATCAATCATGATCCACACTGGACAAACTGGGTGGCGTACATATTTTCTTGGATTTTGTTACCTGCTAGGTTTTTGCTGAGGATACCATTTCTTCTTTTCCGTTTGTTAAGTAGTCGGGAATCGAAGGCTTCTTTGGATACAGGAAGTCCCCATCCTAGGACTTTCCATCCCTTTAGGAAAGTACACAGCTCGAAGGACCATGTTGTCCAGCGCACCATTGACAGGAGACGTGGAGTCATTGAG GACCTTCATCTAGCAATTGAGATTTTCATAGAAGCCATATTTGATATGTTCCACAAGGCTGCATATTTTGTGTTCTCCCCGTTCGCAGCCTTCAGAATCTTTGGAAAATGGTTCTCATCTCCTAGTGCTGGTGATAAGGATATTGATGATAATGTCTCAAATGCTTCAGTTCCCACTGCTACTCTTGGAGCTAATGATCCATCTCCTAGAGAAAGGAATCTTACACTTCACCATACTCTTAATACTGATGCGCGGACTTGTCGAGATGTCATAACAGAGCTTGG GTATCCATATGAAGCTATTCATGTCATCACTTCTGATGGATATGTTATCCTTTTAGAAAGATTACCAAG GCGTGATGCACGGAAGGCTGTCTTTTTACAGCATGGTATTTTGGATTCGTCTATGGG TTGGGTTTCCAATGGCGTTGTTGGTTCTCCAGCTTTCGCAGCATTTGATCAAG GCTATGATGTCTTCCTTGGGAATTTTCGTGGTTTAGTCTCTAGAGAGCATATGGATAAAAATATCTCCTTAAGGCA ATATTGGCGATTCTCCATAAATGAACACGGGACAGAGGATATTCCAGCTATGATAGAGAAGATTCACGAAGTTAAAACTGCTGAATTGAAACTTAGCCATCCCAATGAAGAAACAAATGATGAGCAGCCATACAAACTTTGTGCAATCTCTCACAGCATGGGTGGAGCTGCTATGCTGATGTATGTTATAATACGCCGGATTGAAGAGAAACCTCACAGGCTCTCAAGATTAGTTTTGCTTTCGCCTGCAGGCTTCCATGATGAGACCAGTTTTTTATTCACAGTGGCGCACTATATATGTCTTCTTTTGGCTCCTATCCTTGCACTTTTTGTGCCTGCCTTATATATACCCACCAGGTTCTTTCGGATGCTGTTCAACAAGTTGGTCAGGGACTTCCATAACTACCCTGCCGTTGGGGGACTGGTTCAAACTATATTGAGTTACGGCTTCGGTGGAGATAGCTCAAATTGGGTTGGGGTGCTGGGATTACCTCATTATAACATGAATGACATGCCAGGCCTGTCATTTCGTGTGATTCACCACCTTGCACAAATAAAGAGAACGAAGAAATTTAGAATGTATGATTTCGGGAGTAAAGCAGTCAATATGGAGGTGTATGGATCACCAGAACCAATAGACTTGGGGGAATATTATTCACTTATCGATATTCCGGTCGATTTAGTGGCTGGGAAGAAGGACCAGATAATCACTTCATCAATGGTTAAGAAGCACTATAGATTGATGAAGAATTCAGGTGTAGATGTATCATACAATGAATTTGAGTATGGACACTTAGACTTCACATTTGCCCACCACGAAGAACTCTTAGCATTCATGATGTCGCGGCTGCTGCTCGTGGAGCCTGATCTGAAGCGTCAGTCTAGTCCGAAAAAGGCTCTAAAGTTGAAAAAAACAGGGCAAGCTAGGTCTGGAGTCTCCTCCGATTGA
- the LOC107924352 gene encoding uncharacterized protein isoform X1, with protein sequence MRRFVDNALAVTKESVKTFTYESLNNIARLINGVSALLLAILLGKSNILEGAQGWELRPTFHGPRFPRWMENGVSSFNQFIHELSVDSDSSSVDYASAEDEPDEIYRSTPSSPLSDGSGTCRTSTHINHDPHWTNWVAYIFSWILLPARFLLRIPFLLFRLLSSRESKASLDTGSPHPRTFHPFRKVHSSKDHVVQRTIDRRRGVIEDLHLAIEIFIEAIFDMFHKAAYFVFSPFAAFRIFGKWFSSPSAGDKDIDDNVSNASVPTATLGANDPSPRERNLTLHHTLNTDARTCRDVITELGYPYEAIHVITSDGYVILLERLPRRDARKAVFLQHGILDSSMGWVSNGVVGSPAFAAFDQGYDVFLGNFRGLVSREHMDKNISLRQYWRFSINEHGTEDIPAMIEKIHEVKTAELKLSHPNEETNDEQPYKLCAISHSMGGAAMLMYVIIRRIEEKPHRLSRLVLLSPAGFHDETSFLFTVAHYICLLLAPILALFVPALYIPTRFFRMLFNKLVRDFHNYPAVGGLVQTILSYGFGGDSSNWVGVLGLPHYNMNDMPGLSFRVIHHLAQIKRTKKFRMYDFGSKAVNMEVYGSPEPIDLGEYYSLIDIPVDLVAGKKDQIITSSMVKKHYRLMKNSGVDVSYNEFEYGHLDFTFAHHEELLAFMMSRLLLVEPDLKRQSSPKKALKLKKTGQARSGVSSD encoded by the exons ATGCGGCGATTCGTTGACAACGCCCTCGCTGTTACCAAAGA GTCAGTGAAGACTTTTACATATGAGTCTTTGAACAATATTGCAAGGTTGATAAATGGAGTGTCTGCACTTCTATTGGCCATTCTTCTTGGAAAGTCGAATATTCTTGAAGGTGCTCAAGGATGGGAGCTTAGGCCAACTTTTCATGGACCTCGGTTTCCACGCTGGATGGAAAA TGGTGTTTCCTCATTCAACCAGTTCATCCATGAGCTTTCTGTGGATTCTGATTCTTCAAGTGTAGACTATGCTTCTGCAGAAGATGAACCTGATGAAATATACCGTTCAACACCTTCATCACCTTTATCTGATGGATCAGGAACCTGCAGGACAAGCACTCACATCAATCATGATCCACACTGGACAAACTGGGTGGCGTACATATTTTCTTGGATTTTGTTACCTGCTAGGTTTTTGCTGAGGATACCATTTCTTCTTTTCCGTTTGTTAAGTAGTCGGGAATCGAAGGCTTCTTTGGATACAGGAAGTCCCCATCCTAGGACTTTCCATCCCTTTAGGAAAGTACACAGCTCGAAGGACCATGTTGTCCAGCGCACCATTGACAGGAGACGTGGAGTCATTGAG GACCTTCATCTAGCAATTGAGATTTTCATAGAAGCCATATTTGATATGTTCCACAAGGCTGCATATTTTGTGTTCTCCCCGTTCGCAGCCTTCAGAATCTTTGGAAAATGGTTCTCATCTCCTAGTGCTGGTGATAAGGATATTGATGATAATGTCTCAAATGCTTCAGTTCCCACTGCTACTCTTGGAGCTAATGATCCATCTCCTAGAGAAAGGAATCTTACACTTCACCATACTCTTAATACTGATGCGCGGACTTGTCGAGATGTCATAACAGAGCTTGG GTATCCATATGAAGCTATTCATGTCATCACTTCTGATGGATATGTTATCCTTTTAGAAAGATTACCAAG GCGTGATGCACGGAAGGCTGTCTTTTTACAGCATGGTATTTTGGATTCGTCTATGGG TTGGGTTTCCAATGGCGTTGTTGGTTCTCCAGCTTTCGCAGCATTTGATCAAG GCTATGATGTCTTCCTTGGGAATTTTCGTGGTTTAGTCTCTAGAGAGCATATGGATAAAAATATCTCCTTAAGGCA ATATTGGCGATTCTCCATAAATGAACACGGGACAGAGGATATTCCAGCTATGATAGAGAAGATTCACGAAGTTAAAACTGCTGAATTGAAACTTAGCCATCCCAATGAAGAAACAAATGATGAGCAGCCATACAAACTTTGTGCAATCTCTCACAGCATGGGTGGAGCTGCTATGCTGATGTATGTTATAATACGCCGGATTGAAGAGAAACCTCACAGGCTCTCAAGATTAGTTTTGCTTTCGCCTGCAGGCTTCCATGATGAGACCAGTTTTTTATTCACAGTGGCGCACTATATATGTCTTCTTTTGGCTCCTATCCTTGCACTTTTTGTGCCTGCCTTATATATACCCACCAGGTTCTTTCGGATGCTGTTCAACAAGTTGGTCAGGGACTTCCATAACTACCCTGCCGTTGGGGGACTGGTTCAAACTATATTGAGTTACGGCTTCGGTGGAGATAGCTCAAATTGGGTTGGGGTGCTGGGATTACCTCATTATAACATGAATGACATGCCAGGCCTGTCATTTCGTGTGATTCACCACCTTGCACAAATAAAGAGAACGAAGAAATTTAGAATGTATGATTTCGGGAGTAAAGCAGTCAATATGGAGGTGTATGGATCACCAGAACCAATAGACTTGGGGGAATATTATTCACTTATCGATATTCCGGTCGATTTAGTGGCTGGGAAGAAGGACCAGATAATCACTTCATCAATGGTTAAGAAGCACTATAGATTGATGAAGAATTCAGGTGTAGATGTATCATACAATGAATTTGAGTATGGACACTTAGACTTCACATTTGCCCACCACGAAGAACTCTTAGCATTCATGATGTCGCGGCTGCTGCTCGTGGAGCCTGATCTGAAGCGTCAGTCTAGTCCGAAAAAGGCTCTAAAGTTGAAAAAAACAGGGCAAGCTAGGTCTGGAGTCTCCTCCGATTGA
- the LOC107923110 gene encoding carbon catabolite repressor protein 4 homolog 3, translated as MGFVCGSLLHPFISITMASPTPSQSLPKPFSFKPTIAISSSMVSPTSSSSSSSTGSYSPRWDNSILRQPTTPYDSPPEILRHWIELQQPLASHDRFTVASYNILGDRNVSKHKDLYLNVPSNYIRWGYRKRVLCEEIMRWNPDILCMQEVDKYFDLRNTMEKAGYVGSYKRRTGDNVDGCATFWKPDKFRLLETESIEFKGFGLRDNVAQLSVFEMCRVESRRLVVGNIHVLYNPSRGEVKLGQIRFLSSRAQLLSNRWGNAPVVLGGDFNSTPQSAIYKFLSTSELNVRLCNRRELSGQRSCHPSEVLGGNGESRSSISVMDRVLNDCWTVEEVKAATGTANSHLVMHPLQLNSSYATVKGSTNTRDSNGEPLATSYHSKFLGTVDYLWYSEGVLPIRVLDTLPIDILTRTGGLPCKKIGSDHLALVSEFAFSKSTIEDDNLTTPAVLCLD; from the exons atgggGTTCGTCTGTGGTTCTTTGCTCCACCCTTTTATCTCCATAACAATGGCTTCCCCAACTCCAAGCCAATCATTGCCTAAACCCTTTTCCTTCAAGCCCACCATTGCCATTTCTTCTTCCATGGTTAGCCCAACAAGTTCTTCTTCGTCCTCTTCCACTGGTTCCTACAGTCCCCGCTGGGACAACTCCATTCTTCGACAACCGACCACACCGTACGATTCTCCTCCTGAGATACTCCGCCATTGGATCGAACTCCAACAACCTCTAGCTTCTCACG ATAGATTTACTGTGGCATCATATAACATATTGGGAGATAGAAATGTTTCAAAACATAAAGATTTGTACCTAAATGTTCCTTCAAATTACATAAGATGGGGTTACCGGAAAAGGGTTTTATGTGAAGAAATAATGAGATGGAACCCAGATATACTCTGTATGCAG GAGGTGGATAAGTACTTCGATCTAAGGAACACCATGGAGAAGGCAGGATATGTTGGGTCTTATAAG CGACGCACCGGAGATAATGTTGATGGGTGTGCTACATTTTGGAAACCTGACAA GTTCCGATTGTTGGAGACGGAAAGCATCGAATTTAAGGGATTCGGTCTTCGTGATAATGTTGCTCAGCTTTCTGTTTTTGAG ATGTGCAGAGTTGAATCTAGAAGACTAGTTGTTGGTAACATTCATGTGCTTTATAACCCAAGCCGGGGAGAAGTAAAGTTAGGCCAA ATTCGTTTTCTCTCTTCGAGGGCACAATTACTCTCCAACAGATGGGGGAATGCCCCAGTTGTACTTGGGGGTGATTTTAATagcactcctcag AGTGCAATATACAAGTTCTTGTCAACATCAGAG CTTAACGTCAGGTTGTGTAACAGAAGAGAATTGTCGGGTCAGAGAAGTTGCCATCCCTCTGAAGTTTTGGGTGGTAACGGAGAATCAAGAAGTTCAATTTCTGTTATGGACAG AGTTTTGAATGATTGTTGGACTGTTGAGGAGGTTAAAGCTGCAACTGGAACTGCTAATAGCCATTTAGTTATGCATCCATTGCAGCTTAATAGCTCCTACGCCACAGTGAAG GGTTCTACAAATACAAGGGACTCCAACGGTGAACCTTTAGCCACTTCCTACCACTCTAAGTTTCTTGGAACTGTTGACTATTTATG GTACTCGGAAGGCGTTCTACCTATTAGAGTTCTGGATACTCTTCCAATTGATATTCTCACGAGGACTGGTGGCCTTCCATGCAAG AAAATCGGAAGCGATCATTTGGCCTTGGTTTCTGAATTTGCCTTCTCTAAAAGTACCATAGAAGATGATAACCTGACTACACCAGCAGTCCTTTGTTTGGATTAA
- the LOC107923738 gene encoding probable lipid phosphate phosphatase 4 produces MTEILLGTHTIKSHGVKVVKAHIHNWLILVILVVIDGLLNYVEPFHRFVGQEMMTDLKFPFHENTVPVLVVPVIAVLVPFIIFGVYYYLRKDIYDFHHAILGILYSILLSGVITDSIKDAVGRPRPNFFFRCFPDGKAVFDQVSGDVVCHGDAKIVKEGYKSFPSGHTSWSFAGLCFLSLYLSGKLRAFNRRGNVSKLCIVIFPVLAAVLVGISRVDDYWHHWTDVFAGALIGTSMAAFCYLQFFPCPHYEDGWAPHAYFKIIAERQSGESSESTIRFPNKNESNDIETQPM; encoded by the exons ATGACAGAGATATTGTTGGGAACTCATACGATAAAATCCCATGGAGTCAAGGTGGTCAAAGCACATATACATAACTGGCTAATCCTCGTAATTCTTGTCGTCATCGACGGTTTGTTGAATTACGTCGAGCCCTTTCACCGCTTCGTCGGACAAGAAATGATGACGGATTTAAAATTCCCTTTCCATGAAAATACCGTTCCGGTGTTGGTCGTACCG GTTATTGCAGTATTGGTGCCTTTCATTATTTTTGGTGTATACTACTATTTGAGAAAGGACATTTATGATTTTCACCATGCTATACTAG GCATTCTGTATTCCATTCTTTTGTCCGGAGTTATTACGGACTCGATCAAAGATGCCGTCGGTAGGCCGAGACCGAATTTCTTTTTTCGATGTTTCCCCGATGGGAAGGCTGTGTTTGACCAAGTTTCAGGGGATGTTGTCTGCCATGGGGATGCAAAGATTGTCAAGGAAGGATACAAAAGTTTCCCTAGTGGTCATACTTCAT GGTCCTTTGCAGGTCTTTGTTTCCTTTCGTTGTACTTGTCGGGAAAGCTAAGAGCATTCAATCGCAGAGGCAATGTCTCAAAACTTTGTATCGTGATTTTCCCGGTACTTGCCGCTGTTCTCGTGGGTATTTCTCGAGTGGACGATTACTGGCATCATTGGACGGATGTTTTTGCCGGAGCTCTTATAG GAACGTCCATGGCAGCATTTTGTTACCTGCAGTTCTTTCCCTGTCCTCATTATGAAGATG GTTGGGCACCTCATGCATATTTTAAGATAATTGCGGAAAGACAAAGTGGTGAAAGTTCAGAAAGCACAATCAGATTTCCAAACAAAAATGAATCTAACGATATTGAAACACAACCTATGTGA
- the LOC107924245 gene encoding lipase 1 — protein MRRLVDSALAITKELLKTFMYESLNNTARLINGVSALLLSVLLGKANILEGVQGWELRPTFHGPRFPRWMENGVSSFNQFIHELSLESDTSSIDYSSDDNSLDETYPASPSSHGSRSSRTNFSINNAWHWTDLMACILSLILLPARLLLWMPFLVFRLLNIWGSKTSSDPGSPHLKNFHSFRNMHITKDHVVNRSIDRRRGVVEDLHLAIEIFIEAIFDLLHKTVHCVVSPSSAFRIFGKLLSSASAGVKDVDNDVLNASIPPVTLEDKDPAPTERNPTLHHALNTDARTCKDIITELGYPYEAIHVTTADGYILLLERIPRRDARKAVYLQHGIFDSSVGWVSNGVVGSSAFAAYDQGYDVFLGNLRGLVSRGHVDKNISSRKYWWFTVNELGTKDIPAMVEKIHEIKTDELKMIQPDEETNDEQPYKLGAIAHSLGGAVMLMYTVTRLIEQKPHRLSRLTLLSPAGFHDETIFILTVAHYFVVPLGPILAFFVPALYIPTRFFRMLFNKLARDFHNYPALGGLIQTVLSYTFGGDSSNWVGVMGLPHYNMDDMPGLSLGVIHHLAQVKWKGKFVMYDHGNASANMKAYGSPVPIDLGEYYSLIDIPIDLIAGRKDKIISAAMVTRHYKLMKNASVDVSYKEFEYGHLDFTKSNQEDILAYVMSRLLLVEPALKHQSSQKKTLKLKKKGQASS, from the exons ATGCGGCGTCTCGTTGACAGCGCCCTCGCTATTACAAAAGA ATTGCTGAAGACTTTTATGTACGAGTCTTTGAACAATACTGCACGGTTGATAAATGGAGTATCAGCACTTTTATTGTCCGTTCTTCTTGGAAAGGCAAATATTCTCGAAGGTGTTCAAGGATGGGAGCTTAGGCCAACTTTTCATGGACCTCGGTTTCCACGCTGGATGGAAAA TGGTGTTTCCTCATTCAACCAGTTCATTCATGAACTTTCTCTGGAGTCTGATACTTCAAGTATAGACTACTCTTCCGATGACAACAGTCTTGATGAGACATACCCTGCGTCACCATCATCTCATGGGTCAAGAAGCTCCAGGACAAACTTTTCTATCAATAATGCTTGGCATTGGACAGACTTGATGGCATGCATATTGTCATTGATTTTGTTACCTGCTAGGCTTCTGCTGTGGATGCCATTTCTTGTTTTCCGTTTGTTAAATATTTGGGGATCAAAGACTTCTTCAGATCCAGGAAGCCCCCATCTTAAGAATTTTCACTCCTTTAGGAACATGCACATCACCAAGGACCATGTTGTCAACCGCAGCATTGACAGGAGGCGTGGAGTCGTTGAG GATCTTCATCTAGCAATTGAGATTTTCATTGAAGCTATATTTGATTTGCTTCACAAGACTGTGCATTGTGTGGTCTCCCCATCTTCAGCTTTTAGAATCTTCGGAAAATTGTTATCATCTGCAAGTGCTGGTGTTAAGGATGTTGACAATGATGTCTTGAATGCTTCAATTCCCCCAGTGACTCTTGAAGATAAAGATCCAGCTCCTACAGAAAGGAATCCTACTCTTCACCATGCTCTTAACACTGATGCTAGAACTTGTAAGGATATCATAACAGAGCTTGG GTACCCATACGAAGCCATTCATGTTACCACTGCCGATGGATATATCCTTCTTTTAGAAAGAATACCAAG ACGTGATGCACGGAAGGCTGTCTATCTACAGCATGGTATCTTTGATTCATCCGTGGG TTGGGTTTCTAATGGTGTTGTTGGTTCTTCAGCTTTCGCAGCATATGATCAAG GCTACGACGTCTTCCTTGGGAATTTGCGTGGTCTAGTCTCTAGGGGGCATGTGGATAAAAATATCTCCTCACGGAA ATATTGGTGGTTCACAGTAAATGAGCTTGGGACAAAAGATATTCCGGCCATGGTAGAGAAGATTCATGAAATTAAAACTGACGAATTAAAAATGATTCAACCTGATGAAGAAACAAACGATGAGCAGCCATACAAACTCGGTGCAATCGCTCATAGTCTGGGTGGAGCTGTTATGCTGATGTATACTGTGACACGCTTGATTGAACAAAAGCCTCACAGGCTCTCAAGATTGACATTACTTTCGCCTGCGGGCTTCCATGATGAAACTATTTTTATTCTTACAGTGGCGCATTATTTTGTTGTTCCTTTGGGTCCGATTCTGGCGTTTTTCGTGCCTGCCTTGTATATACCGACCCGATTCTTCCGTATGCTGTTCAACAAGTTAGCTAGGGACTTCCATAACTACCCTGCTCTTGGTGGACTAATACAAACCGTACTGAGTTATACCTTTGGGGGAGATAGCTCGAACTGGGTTGGGGTGATGGGATTACCTCATTATAATATGGATGACATGCCAGGGCTCTCACTAGGTGTGATTCACCACCTTGCACAAGTAAAATGGAAGGGAAAATTTGTAATGTATGACCATGGGAATGCAtcagccaatatgaaggcttatgGATCTCCGGTGCCAATAGACTTGGGTGAATATTATTCGCTTATCGATATCCCAATTGATTTGATCGCTGGGCGGAAGGACAAGATAATTAGTGCAGCAATGGTTACAAGGCACTACAAGTTAATGAAGAATGCAAGTGTAGATGTATCATACAAGGAATTTGAGTATGGACACTTAGACTTTACGAAATCGAACCAGGAAGACATCTTAGCTTACGTAATGTCTCGCCTACTGCTCGTGGAGCCTGCTCTAAAGCACCAGTCTAGCCAAAAGAAGACtctgaaattgaagaagaaaggaCAGGCTAGCTCTTAA
- the LOC107923265 gene encoding protein PLANT CADMIUM RESISTANCE 6 gives MGRPDTDPEQIQAEYELHPQEYDPTHEPTPNVADEYPPPPPYENSNQQGQQQPQFPPQQPPQYPPPAQQQPRPPPAQQQPRQYPPPAQQQPPQYPLPALQQPPQYPPPSQQPNQAYPPPQRPAPYPPQQNMQYSPAYPSGTNQQPAAAAYPPQPVQYPPKSPAANQMYANVGPQATQPQTVYAPNVAPQVFPQPAFLPPDQGQGMPPVSPHKHVAGIPVGNVGVDGWRTGLFDFMDDPMNALVTAFFPCLTFGQIAEIVDDGHTTCGASGLLYGAIAFLIGLPCLMSCTYRTKLRNKFGLPEAPAPDWVTHFLCEWCALCQEYRELQLRGWDPSIGWQGNLAKMQVQQPVMMAPMNQRMMA, from the exons ATGGGACGCCCTGATACAGACCCTGAACAAATACAAGCCGAATACGAGCTTCATCCTCAAGAATACGACCCGACCCATGAACCAACTCCGAATGTGGCCGATGAAtatccaccaccaccaccttaTGAAAACAGCAATCAACAAGGCCAACAACAACCTCAATTCCCGCCACAACAACCACCGCAATACCCACCACCTGCTCAGCAACAGCCACGACCACCACCTGCTCAGCAACAGCCACGGCAATACCCACCACCTGCTCAACAACAGCCTCCGCAGTACCCACTACCTGCTCTACAGCAGCCTCCGCAGTACCCACCACCATCACAACAACCTAACCAAGCCTATCCTCCACCGCAGCGGCCCGCGCCATACCCACCGCAACAAAACATGCAATACAGTCCAGCGTACCCCAGCGGGACGAACCAGCAGCCAGCGGCGGCGGCGTATCCGCCACAGCCAGTACAGTACCCGCCTAAAAGTCCAGCGGCGAATCAGATGTACGCAAATGTAGGACCACAAGCGACGCAGCCTCAGACCGTCTACGCCCCTAACGTAGCGCCACAAGTGTTTCCTCAACCGGCATTCTTGCCTCCTGATCAAGGACAGGGCATGCCGCCTGTTTCACCGCATAAACATGTGGCAGGGATCCCGGTGGGGAATGTTGGTGTTGACGGTTGGCGGACTGGcctttttgatttcatggatgatcCAATGAACG ctCTAGTGACAGCCTTCTTCCCATGTTTGACATTCGGCCAGATCGCCGAAATCGTGGATGATGGCCACACAA CTTGTGGAGCCAGTGGACTGCTTTACGGTGCAATCGCGTTCTTAATTGGATTGCCGTGCCTAATGTCGTGTACTTACAGAACCAAACTAAGAAACAAATTCGGGTTACCGGAAGCTCCGGCACCCGATTGGGTCACTCACTTCCTTTGCGAATGGTGTGCTCTTTGTCAAGAATACAGGGAGCTTCAACTTAGGGGCTGGGATCCTTCTATTG ggTGGCAAGGAAACTTGGCGAAGATGCAGGTGCAACAGCCGGTGATGATGGCACCGATGAACCAAAGAATGATGGCTTGA
- the LOC107923770 gene encoding uncharacterized protein, with protein sequence MKNGAMRGSKRRYEQKGNGGFLKEKRGRFYIIRRCIAMLLCWRD encoded by the coding sequence ATGAAAAATGGTGCAATGAGAGGGTCAAAGAGAAGGTATGAGCAGAAGGGCAATGGAGGGTTTTTAAAGGAAAAACGAGGTAGGTTTTACATTATACGAAGATGTATTGCCATGCTTCTATGCTGGCGTGACTGa